DNA sequence from the Mesorhizobium sp. AR10 genome:
GTCGTAGACGAATGGGGCGGTCATGCCCGTCAGCCGCAGTGCGCCGGTGAAAGTGGTGGTTTTCCAATGGCCGTGCGGCACGCCTGCCCGGCAGCGCTCACCGCATGGCGCACGGCCCCGCAGCCGGGCCATCTTGGTCGATAATCCAGTTTCATCGATGAACACCAGCTTTGCCGGATCGAGATCGAGTTGGCCGTCGAACCACGCGCGACGACGCTTCAGGATGTCGGGACGATCCTGCTCCAGTGCATGTGCGGACTTTTTTGAACGTCCAGCCGTGCTGGCCAAGCCAGGCGCTTAAGGCACTGCGACTGATCCGAGCCGATCGTTCGACCGCCAGCCGTTCCACCATCTCATTAAGCGTGATGTCCTTGCGTTCATCGATCAGCCCGACGAGGAAGGCTTCATGCGTATCGAGGCTGGACCCGCGTCGGCGGCCTTGTCGCCTCGGCCCCAGTTCGCCGATCTTTGCCCGAGCGATCCAACGGATCGCACTCGATATACCAACCCCGAACCGCGCCGCAGCCCGCCGGGCCGACATGCCGGCGTCCGAGGCCTGCAGAACCCGAGACCGAAGATCTTCGCTCAATGCTCTTCCCATCATCCACCTCATGAAAGTGGATGTTGAATCACACCGCCAACGCCCTCGTCACATCACAATCGATTCATCGATCCCCGGATGTGCTCTAGATCTTCGGCCGCCGCCGCGGCACCCCTTAACTCGGCGACCACATCGCCCCTTGCATGTTCCAATGTCATGGCCCGAAACCTCCATGTTCATCGGCCTCTTGCGAGGTGCCTCGGCGCATCGCTTACGGACAAGAAGGGTGTCGGCGCCGTCATTCCGACATCGATCCATACCGCGCGACGAATGGCGAGTGTGGTCAAGCCATGGTCCGGATTGCCGGTGCTGGAACTCGGCGCCGGTACAGGCGTGATCACCAAGGCGATCCTGGCGCGCGGCGTCGCGCCGCGCCAACTGGTCTCGGTCGAGTATTCCAGGAATTTCTTTGACGGCCTGACGCAGCGCCTTCCAGGTGTGGATTTCCGATTGGGCGATGCATTTCAACTCGATCAGGTGCTGGGCGATCGCCGAGGCGAACAGTTCGACTGTGTTGTCAGCACCGTGCCGATGCTGAGCTTTCCGATGGGAAAACGCGTTGTCCTGCTTGAGGATCTGCTTGCCCGCATTCCTCCCGGCCGGCCGATCATCCAGATTACGTATGGGCCGCTGTCACCGGTGATCAAGATGCCCGACCGCTATGTGGTTTCACACAACGACTTCATCGTCCGCAACATCCCGCCGGCTCAGCTTTGGACCTATCGGCGCGCGATCTGAGCATGTGTGTTAATGCCCACCGACCGGTATCCGGCACCTGTTGGCGTGCTGTCAGCAGGCCGCCCGCGGCCAAGTTACTGAAGCAAAAAGGAACTGCGATTTGGAGAAATACGTCAGCGACAAACTCCACGGGATCCGGGTGACGGAGCCAAGCTGAACTATCATGGCTCGATCACGAACGATAGCGCCCTTTTTATGTCCGGCCTCTTTATATCGTCAGCAACTACATTCGACTGCTTCCTGGCACCCGCAGCTGGAGCCCGTACATGACAGGCCACTACCCGCCCGTCGGCCATCGGCATCAGGGCTGGCACTTCGATGCGACAACGCTCGACCGCAAGCGGGCAGCGCGGATGGAACGCACAGCCACTCGGCGGATTGATCGGGCTCGGCACCTCACCCTCGACAGGCGCCTCTAGCCGAACATGTGTGGGATCCGGCACAGGTGCAGCGGCGATAAGGGCTTCCGTATATGGATGAACCGGGTTGGCGAAGAGGGCCTCGCATGTGGCGAGTTCCACGATCCGCCCGAGATACATGACCGCGACGCGATGGCCGAGATGCTCCACGACGCCGAGGTCATGCGAAATGAAGACGTAGGCGATGCCCAGTTGCTGCTGAAGGTCCATAAGTAGATTTAGGATCTGTGCCTGCACGGAGACATCCAGGGCAGAAACCGCCTCGTCGGCGATGATTATCGACGGCTTCAGCGCCAGTGCCCGCGCAATGCCGAGCCGCTGGCGTTGACCACCCGATAGCTCGGACGGCAGCCTGTGCGTCATTTCGGGCGACATTCCTACCTTGTGAAGAAGGTCTGCTGCAAGCGCATGGTGTTGCTTGTGGCTGAGTCGCTCATAGTTCTCGACAGGTTCCGTGATGATCTGTCCTGCGGTGAGACGAGGATTGAGCGACAAGTAAGGATCCTGAAACACCATCTGCATTTGACGGCGATACGCGCGCAACTCATGTTTCTTGAGGCCTGCAATATCGGTTCCGTCGATCAGCACGCGCCCACCCGTCGGCTCGACGAGCCGCATCAGGAGCCGCGCGACGGTGGACTTGCCACAGCCGGATTCGCCGACGATGCAGAGTGTCTCGCCCGCCTCGACGGAAAAGGATACATCCTCCACCGCCCGGATCACCGGAATGCTTTTCCGGAAGATTCCCGCACCGAGCGGATAATGCTTGGTGAGATTCTCGACTTTCAGCAAAGGACCACTCATGCGCCCATCACCTCTTCGGCGCGCCAGCAAGCCGCGGCGTGGCTCGACCCGATATCCCGCAGGATGGGCGGCTTGTCGCGGCAAATGTCGATAGCGAACGGGCAGCGAGGAGCAAAGCTGCATCCGACTACGGGCTCGCGCAGACTTGGAACAATGCCGGGAATTTCTGGAAGGCGGCGCTGTCGGCCGCGCCGCCGGTCAGGCACCGATCGCATGAGGCCCTGAGTGTAGGGATGCGCGGGACGCGCGAAGAGATCAATTACGGTCGCTTGTTCTACGATACGGCCAGCGTACATCACGATCACGCGTTGGCACGTTTCGGCTACAACGCCCAGATCGTGCGTGATGAACATCACGGCCGTTCCCATGCGTTCTTTCAGATCGACGATCAGCCGCAGGATCTGTGCCTGGATGGTGACGTCGAGCGCAGTCGTCGGCTCGTCGGCGATCAACAGTTCGGGCGAGCAGGCAAGAGCCATGGCGATCATGGCGCGCTGGCGCATGCCGCCTGACATTTCGTGGGGATAGTTGTTGACGCGACGCTCGGGATCCGCGATGCGGACGAGACGGAGCATCTCCTCGGCCTTTGCCATGGCCACCGACCGGGACGCTTTCGTGTGGATTTGTACCGCCTCGGCGATCTGGTTGCCGACCGTATAGACCGGGTTCAGGCTCGTCATCGGCTCCTGGAAGATCATGGCGATCTGGTCGCCGCGGACCTTTCGTATCTCGCGATCGGACAGCTCAAGCAGGTCGCGTCCGTGAAAGCGGATCTCGCCGCCGACCGTCCTGGCGCTTAGCTTCGGCAGCAGGCGAAGGATGGAAAGAGCGGTGACGCTCTTCCCGCATCCGGACTCGCCGACGACGCCAAGCGTCTCGCCTTTCTTTACCTGGAAGCTGATGCCGCCCAGGGCACGGGTGACGCTTTCTTCGCCGTAAAAGTGCGTCTCAAGGTCTCGAACGTCGAGAAGCACGTCCTCCGCTGCTGATTCTCGCATTAGCATATCAACGCCTCCGCTTCGCGCGGGGGTCGAACAGGTCGCGCAGGCCGTCCCCGAGCAGGTTGACGGCAAGGACCATGACGGCAAGGCAGATGCCAGGGGCGAACACCGTGAATGGGGCGATGGTGAGATACAGTCGAGAGCTTGAAATCATATTGCCCCAGCTCGGAATCTCGGGCGGAACGCCCACGCCGAGGAAGCTCAGCCCGGCCTCTGTCAAAATTGCGTCGGCGCAGACAATGGCGCTCTGCACCATAAGTGGCGGAATGGTGCTCGGCAGGATATGGCGCCACAGTACCTTCGGCAGGCGCGCACCGCCGCAGACGGCGGCCTCCACATAAGGACGCTCCCGGACACCCAGAACTACCGAACGAACCAGGCGGGTGACGCTTGGCAGCTGGGGGATCGTGATGGCAACGATCAGGATACCGATCCCGGGGCCCGTCAGGGAAATAAGGGCAATGGCCAGCAGAAAGGTCGGGATAGACATCAGGCCGTCCATGACCCGCATGACGATATTGTCGAAGCCGCGGCTATAGCCGGCAAGAACTCCGATCAGAAGCCCGCCTAAAGCCGCGCCCGCCGCCGCCGTCAATCCCACTATGAGTGAGATCCGGGCGCCAAACACCGTTCGCGCAAAGACATCCCGGCCCAGATTGTCACTCCCGAACCACATTTCGGCGGAAGGCGGCTGGAGGCGCTTGAATGGATCAATGTTCAATGGATCGCCCGCGTAAAGCGGGGCACCGAGCGCCAGGAAGATCAAGAGCACGAGGAGGCCACCGCCTATCACGACCAGCGGATGCCGCCTTGCCAGACGGGGAAGGTCAGATATTAGAAGGCGCCCCGTCGAGACGTATTCAACTGATGCGGAGAGGAGCGTCATTATCAGTACCTTATGCGGGGATCGATGAGGGTGTAGGAAAGATCGACCGCCAGATTGATAAGCACGTACAGACCCGAAACCAGGATGAGCACGCCTTGAATGATGGGATAATCGCGGTTGTTGATCGCATCAACCACCAGACGACCGACACCTGGTATGTTGAACACCGTCTCCGTGATGACGACACCGCCAATCAGACCTGCGAAACTTAGGCCGATCACGGTGAGGATCGGGACACCCGCATTCTTCAGTGCGTGGTGGAAAAGCATGGCATAAGACGAGGCGCCCTTGGCTGCAGCTGTTCGCATATAGTCTTCCGACAGAACTTCGAGCATGCTCGCACGCGCGATTCTGGCGATATAAGCAATGTAGGGAATGCTCAAAGTCACGGTCGGCAGGATCAGGTGCACAAGCCATGGCCCGAAGCCATGGTCGATCGGGTTGTATCCTTGAACCGGTAGCCAATGTGTTGTGGTCGCGAACAAGTATATGAGAAAAAAGCCGACGACAAACACCGGGACAGAAAAACCGAGTGTAGCGAATGCCGTCAGGATGCGATCGACGAGACCGCCAGATCGCCACGCAGCAAGGATGCCGAAGGAGACCCCGACCGTCACCGACACGATCATTGTCAGGATCGACAGGGAAATGGTCGGTTCAAGCCGCTGCGAGATGAGCTCTAGGACCGGTCGTCCGGCAAAGATCGAGGTGCCGAAATCGCCGCCGAGCATGTCGCGCACCCAACGGATGAACTGAACCGGCATAGGATCGTTCAGCCCCAGTTGCTCGCGGATTCCGGCAATCATCTCCTCCGTCGCCGACCGGCCGGCAATCATCGCCGCCGGGTCGCCGGGCGCCAGCCGGAGTAGAAGGAAGACGAAGATCCCGACCATCGCCATGACCGCGATGGCCGACACCAGCCTGCGGAAGATGTAGGCAACCATCAGGCAGAGGCCTTCTGCATGTTCCACGTCGGAACCGATCCATCAGTGCTTATGACGCCGGTAAGCGTCTTCCGGCGCGCGGACGGCGAGACCGCTTGACCCAAGAAAACCGCTCCGACAAAGTCAAACCAAATATGTTGCATCTTGCGAGCCAGAGCCTTGCGCTCATCCATTGTTTCAACTTCGGCCCACTTGGCGCGTAGCGCCTCATATTCATTGTTCTTTGGCCAGCCGTACCAAGCATTTTCGCCATTCGCGCTGAAGAGCGCGCACCCGATTGGATCGGAGAGTGCACCATTAGGCCAACTCGATATGTGAATGTTCCAGCCACCATTCTCAACAGGACCCTTGTTCGCTCGGCGCGCGACAATGCCGGCCCAGTCGCTCGGTGCCAACTCCGCATTAACGCCGATTTTCTTCAGCTCTGACGCCAGTAGCTGGGCGGAAACGTCGGCCTGTGCCCAGTCAGTAGAGTCAAGAATGACGACCTTGTCGCCGGTGTAACCGGCCTCCTTGAAGAGCTGCTTGGCTTTTTCTGGGTCGCCGCCCTTCTTATACCATCCCGTGTTTTCGTCATTTGAGTAAGGCGAACCGTTGCCGAACATCGACGAAATGGGATGGGCGTACCTTGGATCGGGAGCCAGGACTCTCAGGAACGCCTCCTGATCAACCAAGTGCAAAAGCGCTTGACGCGCCTTGACATTGTCGAATGGCGGCTGGAGGAAGTTTACTCGTGCAAACATACATTGCCCCCCTGTGACCACAAGCTGGAGCTGAAGGTTGGGATCTCCCTCGATTGTCGAATAGAAGTCGGGAGGGCAAGTAAGCAGAAAATCAACCTCACCCGCCTGCAACGCGGCCAAAGCCGTCTGTGGATCGGAGATGTTCCCCCAGATGGCTCGATCGACTTTAACGATCTTCCCCCCAGCGAATCCGTTGGGCGCCTCGTTGCGGGGCACGTATTGTTCATTGCGGTCGTACGTGAAGCTTGCACCCGGCTTGGCGAGAGCGTGATTGAACTTGAACGGCCCCGAACCGATATTGGCAGTTACCTGCTCTGTCGGGAGAAGATTCGCGTCCTTCTCCCGCATTACAGCCAGGAACTGTGATGGCGAAGCCAGCGTGTCGATCAGAAGCCCAAATGGTTCCGTCAGCTCGATCGTGAAGGTTCTATCATCCTTCTTCGAAACGTCCTTAGTTCTTTCCATGAGTAGTTTTCCACCCGAGGACGCCGCGCCCCAACGTCGAATTGAAGCCACACAGTCTGCAGCTGTGACAGGGGTGCCGTCGTGGAAGCCCAAGCCGTCCCTAAGCGCGAATGTATAGGTCTTCCTGTCCTCGGATACGCCCCAGTTTCCGATCATTTGCGGGCGCGACACCCGCTCGGAGTCGAACGCAAAGAGCATATCATAAATGGCCAGGGCATGGTTTCCAGTGTCGGCGGCTGTCGAAATGTGAGGGTCAAAGCCCGAGGGGAGACCTATCTCCAAGCGGACCATGCGCGTGTCTGCTGAAGCCACCTGAGCGCGCAGGATAGACGGAGCCGACAAAGCGGCTCCGGCGGATACGCTCAGCTTGATGAGATCGCGTCGAGAAATCTTCATGTGTTCCTCCCTGTTTGAGTAGTTTCGTTGCGGACTTGGTCGTGGGGACCGCTTCCCAAGGTCAAAGCTTTCCGGGCGGATTAGCTTCGCTTAGTTCACGATTGCGCTCTCCACCAGCTTCTTGAACTCCGGTCGAGTAGCGTTTCCCGTCGATTCCGACTGGGTCAAGTAGAGGACGATTAGGTCATGTGCCTTATCAACCCAGGATAAGGTGCCTTGAAACCCCCCGTGCCCAAAAACGTTCTCGCCGAAAACCTCCCATTGGAAACCGTACTCTTTGGACACAGGGCTCGGGCTCGTCGCAAGTCTGACGGTCTCCCCTAACAGCAAGCGGCGATCGCCGAAGCGCCCACGGTGCAGCATACAGGACAAGAACTTCGCGTAATCGATCGCCGACGCGAAAAGGCCGCCGGAAGCGCGGAAAAATGGGACTTCCTCCGGGTGCGTGTTATCCCAGGACTTTGTCCAGGGGCCACTCTCGCCGTTCTCCCTGCGATAGCTTGCGGCCACACGTCCTGCACGTGGATCGTTCGGCTGCAGCTTGAAGTCTAAAAACGAGTCGCCCATTCCAATGGGCTCCAAAATTCGCGTCCTGATGAAGTCTTCAGCAGGCATTCCCGAGACCTCGGCGGCAATGGCCCCAAGAGTGCTCGAGCCCGGATCACTGTATTCGTACCGCGTGCCCGGGGGATGTTCAGGCCCTTTCTGACCGACCTCGTCAACCGCCTCGCGCAGTGAGGCGTGCCGCGACCCGTTATCCTCAACGATCGAGCCGGTGATTCCAGAGCTGTGAGTGAGAAGCTGGTAGATCGTAATGGCGCGCGAACGCTCATTATCAAAAGCCGGGAGATACTTGGACACCCTGTCCTGGAGCTTCAGCCGCCCCTCCTCCTTCAACATCAGGATGGCCGTGCCGAGGAGCGGCTTCGTCATTGAACGCATCATGAAGATCGTGTCGGTTTTCATGGGGATCTGGCGCTCTCGGTCGCTCCAGCCGACCGTCTCGTGCAACACGATTCGATTCCGGCGGATCACCAGCATCACCGCGCCAACGATGCGGCCCTCGTCCACCCAGACCCGAGCAGTCTCGACGGCGTGCCTAAGGGATGGCGGCGACATGCCCACGCTTTCGGGCGACGCGGGCGAGAAAGGTTCACTCGGTTCGTACAGGATGGTTTCAAATCTCATCACGTTCTCCACAATTGTCGAAGCAGCGGTAGATCCGCGGTCATCATTCTCCACTAGCTCCGACGCGCCAATTGATGCACATCTATAAAAATGAGTCAACTGTTTCATGCTAGCCCCCAGATCCACCGAGCTACGTGGTGGGCTTCCTTTGAGCTGAGCGCAGCGAGCTCGGCAGCTGCGAATGGGTCGGGGCGAGGACCCCAAGCCGGCAGCTGGTTGTGGGTAAGCGCGAATTTCTCCGCACCTTTTTCCATTGAGCGTGTTTTGGCATGAAGTGTCCACTTAACGGAGGTGGACACCAAGTGATTGAGGACGATGAACAGAAACTGCTGGTGAGGCGGATTTTGCGCAACGGCCGCCGGCGGTACGACCCGGCGTCGAAAGAGCGGCTAGTTGCGGCCTGCCTTGAGCCTGGCGTGTCGGTATCGCGACTTGCGCTTGAACATGGGATCAATGCCAACCTTCTTCGGAAATGGATAAAGACGACCAAAGACGCCGGTGCTTTGCCGCCACCTGCACCGTCTGCGTTCATTCCAGTTCAAGTCACCGCTGCGGACCACAGCCTGCCTATGCAGTGCAATTCGGTGGACAGGCCTGCTGCGCGTGGTGAAGAGCGGCTGTCGAAGTCGG
Encoded proteins:
- a CDS encoding ABC transporter permease — protein: MTLLSASVEYVSTGRLLISDLPRLARRHPLVVIGGGLLVLLIFLALGAPLYAGDPLNIDPFKRLQPPSAEMWFGSDNLGRDVFARTVFGARISLIVGLTAAAGAALGGLLIGVLAGYSRGFDNIVMRVMDGLMSIPTFLLAIALISLTGPGIGILIVAITIPQLPSVTRLVRSVVLGVRERPYVEAAVCGGARLPKVLWRHILPSTIPPLMVQSAIVCADAILTEAGLSFLGVGVPPEIPSWGNMISSSRLYLTIAPFTVFAPGICLAVMVLAVNLLGDGLRDLFDPRAKRRR
- the pmtA gene encoding phospholipid N-methyltransferase PmtA, with amino-acid sequence MARNLHVHRPLARCLGASLTDKKGVGAVIPTSIHTARRMASVVKPWSGLPVLELGAGTGVITKAILARGVAPRQLVSVEYSRNFFDGLTQRLPGVDFRLGDAFQLDQVLGDRRGEQFDCVVSTVPMLSFPMGKRVVLLEDLLARIPPGRPIIQITYGPLSPVIKMPDRYVVSHNDFIVRNIPPAQLWTYRRAI
- a CDS encoding ABC transporter permease: MVAYIFRRLVSAIAVMAMVGIFVFLLLRLAPGDPAAMIAGRSATEEMIAGIREQLGLNDPMPVQFIRWVRDMLGGDFGTSIFAGRPVLELISQRLEPTISLSILTMIVSVTVGVSFGILAAWRSGGLVDRILTAFATLGFSVPVFVVGFFLIYLFATTTHWLPVQGYNPIDHGFGPWLVHLILPTVTLSIPYIAYIARIARASMLEVLSEDYMRTAAAKGASSYAMLFHHALKNAGVPILTVIGLSFAGLIGGVVITETVFNIPGVGRLVVDAINNRDYPIIQGVLILVSGLYVLINLAVDLSYTLIDPRIRY
- a CDS encoding serine hydrolase domain-containing protein — protein: MRFETILYEPSEPFSPASPESVGMSPPSLRHAVETARVWVDEGRIVGAVMLVIRRNRIVLHETVGWSDRERQIPMKTDTIFMMRSMTKPLLGTAILMLKEEGRLKLQDRVSKYLPAFDNERSRAITIYQLLTHSSGITGSIVEDNGSRHASLREAVDEVGQKGPEHPPGTRYEYSDPGSSTLGAIAAEVSGMPAEDFIRTRILEPIGMGDSFLDFKLQPNDPRAGRVAASYRRENGESGPWTKSWDNTHPEEVPFFRASGGLFASAIDYAKFLSCMLHRGRFGDRRLLLGETVRLATSPSPVSKEYGFQWEVFGENVFGHGGFQGTLSWVDKAHDLIVLYLTQSESTGNATRPEFKKLVESAIVN
- the tnpA gene encoding IS66-like element accessory protein TnpA; its protein translation is MEDDEQKLLVRRILRNGRRRYDPASKERLVAACLEPGVSVSRLALEHGINANLLRKWIKTTKDAGALPPPAPSAFIPVQVTAADHSLPMQCNSVDRPAARGEERLSKSESMGSSPLAAKVSASLPNGVKLVLECGDVDALTAIIGALGHVQTGR
- a CDS encoding ABC transporter ATP-binding protein, with product MLMRESAAEDVLLDVRDLETHFYGEESVTRALGGISFQVKKGETLGVVGESGCGKSVTALSILRLLPKLSARTVGGEIRFHGRDLLELSDREIRKVRGDQIAMIFQEPMTSLNPVYTVGNQIAEAVQIHTKASRSVAMAKAEEMLRLVRIADPERRVNNYPHEMSGGMRQRAMIAMALACSPELLIADEPTTALDVTIQAQILRLIVDLKERMGTAVMFITHDLGVVAETCQRVIVMYAGRIVEQATVIDLFARPAHPYTQGLMRSVPDRRRGRQRRLPEIPGIVPSLREPVVGCSFAPRCPFAIDICRDKPPILRDIGSSHAAACWRAEEVMGA
- a CDS encoding IS630 family transposase (programmed frameshift) — translated: MGRALSEDLRSRVLQASDAGMSARRAAARFGVGISSAIRWIARAKIGELGPRRQGRRRGSSLDTHEAFLVGLIDERKDITLNEMVERLAVERSARISRSALSAWLGQHGWTFKKKSAHALEQDRPDILKRRRAWFDGQLDLDPAKLVFIDETGLSTKMARLRGRAPCGERCRAGVPHGHWKTTTFTGALRLTGMTAPFVYDGAMNGNVFLAYVEQVLVPTLSEGDIVVMDNLPAHKAAGVRDAIETAGARLMFLPPYSPDFNPIENAFSKLKALLRAKAERTITALWDAVGSLLDQFTPAECANYFQAAGYDPN
- a CDS encoding ABC transporter substrate-binding protein, whose translation is MKISRRDLIKLSVSAGAALSAPSILRAQVASADTRMVRLEIGLPSGFDPHISTAADTGNHALAIYDMLFAFDSERVSRPQMIGNWGVSEDRKTYTFALRDGLGFHDGTPVTAADCVASIRRWGAASSGGKLLMERTKDVSKKDDRTFTIELTEPFGLLIDTLASPSQFLAVMREKDANLLPTEQVTANIGSGPFKFNHALAKPGASFTYDRNEQYVPRNEAPNGFAGGKIVKVDRAIWGNISDPQTALAALQAGEVDFLLTCPPDFYSTIEGDPNLQLQLVVTGGQCMFARVNFLQPPFDNVKARQALLHLVDQEAFLRVLAPDPRYAHPISSMFGNGSPYSNDENTGWYKKGGDPEKAKQLFKEAGYTGDKVVILDSTDWAQADVSAQLLASELKKIGVNAELAPSDWAGIVARRANKGPVENGGWNIHISSWPNGALSDPIGCALFSANGENAWYGWPKNNEYEALRAKWAEVETMDERKALARKMQHIWFDFVGAVFLGQAVSPSARRKTLTGVISTDGSVPTWNMQKASA
- a CDS encoding ABC transporter ATP-binding protein, with the translated sequence MSGPLLKVENLTKHYPLGAGIFRKSIPVIRAVEDVSFSVEAGETLCIVGESGCGKSTVARLLMRLVEPTGGRVLIDGTDIAGLKKHELRAYRRQMQMVFQDPYLSLNPRLTAGQIITEPVENYERLSHKQHHALAADLLHKVGMSPEMTHRLPSELSGGQRQRLGIARALALKPSIIIADEAVSALDVSVQAQILNLLMDLQQQLGIAYVFISHDLGVVEHLGHRVAVMYLGRIVELATCEALFANPVHPYTEALIAAAPVPDPTHVRLEAPVEGEVPSPINPPSGCAFHPRCPLAVERCRIEVPALMPMADGRVVACHVRAPAAGARKQSNVVADDIKRPDIKRALSFVIEP